The following proteins are encoded in a genomic region of Lolium rigidum isolate FL_2022 unplaced genomic scaffold, APGP_CSIRO_Lrig_0.1 contig_29256_1, whole genome shotgun sequence:
- the LOC124680838 gene encoding uncharacterized protein LOC124680838, protein MSMYRDVNRPTVRVYSSETGMWGNLISTEASYQLGGDADNPAILVGHALYWLSRRDAIVEFDLDGQSLAVITGPPVTNDILCQNHRIIPAEDGALGFAVLSFPCFQMWRRNANDHGVATWVPWKTIEIHTILGLPSQIDAGWKCLMGYDEDNDVVSLLVGYSIFMVQLKSMQSRKLHETKFITQCHPFTSFYTPGTTINGGSNRAEMLHDT, encoded by the exons ATGAGCATGTACAGAGACGTCAATCGGCCCACCGTCCGTGTTTACTCCTCGGAGACTGGCATGTGGGGCAATCTCATTTCTACAGAGGCTTCGTATCAGCTTGGCGGCGATGCCGATAATCCCGCGATCCTCGTTGGTCACGCACTTTACTGGCTGTCCAGGAGAGATGCAATAGTTGAGTTTGATCTGGATGGGCAGAGCCTGGCTGTGATCACAGGGCCTCCTGTTACAAATGATATCCTCTGTCAGAACCATCGGATCATCCCGGCTGAGGATGGCGCCCTTGGCTTCGCTGTGTTGTCTTTTCCTTGCTTCCAAATGTGGCGGAGGAATGCTAATGATCATGGTGTTGCCACATGGGTGCCGTGGAAGACCATTGAAATTCATACAATTCTGGGGCTCCCTTCTCAGATTGATGCGGGGTGGAAATGTCTGATGGGGTATGACGAGGATAATGATGTTGTATCTTTGCTTGTGGGCTACAGTATCTTCATGGTTCAACTTAAGTCGATGCAATCCAGGAAACTTCATGAAACCAAGTTTATCACTCAATGCCATCCTTTTACAAGTTTCTATACACCAG GGACAACCATTAATGGTGGATCTAATAGAGCTGAAATGTTGCATGATACATAG